In a genomic window of Cytobacillus sp. FSL H8-0458:
- the flhA gene encoding flagellar biosynthesis protein FlhA, which yields MQVRDLSVLMSVILIVAMLIIPFPPWLLSVLIIINIALALMVLLTAMNMKEALEFSIFPSLILLMTLFRLGLNVSTTRSILSEGEAGKVVETFGSFVTGGNVIVGLVVFLILIIIQFIVITKGSERVSEVAARFTLDAMPGKQMSIDADLNAGMISEHEARERREKISRESDFYGSMDGASKFVKGDAIAGIIITLINLLFGIVIGMMQLGLPFGEAAMKYSTLTVGDGIVSQIPALLISTATGIVVTRAASDGNIGKDITSQLFAYPKMLYVTGGTIILLGLLTPIGLVLTLPIGGLMIFGGYTIAKTPQPDKEQLLEMEEEIETDEMKSPESVVNLLNVDPIEFEFGYGLIPLADTNQGGDLLDRIVMIRRQLAIELGLVIPVVRIRDNIQLQPNEYRLKIKGNEMARGELLLDHYLAMSPGIDDDSIEGIDTIEPSFGLPAKWITEEMKEQAEIFGYTVVDPPSVVSTHITEVIKSNAHELLGRQETKQLIDHVKESYPILVEEVTPNPLSVGEVQKVLAKLLRENVSIRNLPVIFETLADYAKSTSDTDLLTEYARQALARQITNQFSQQGDSIKVVTLSGRVEKMVAEGVQQTEHGNYLSMDPTVSQNILESIASQVEQLSLMEQTPIVLCSPAVRMYVRQLTERYFPQIPILSYNELEANAEVQSVGVVNID from the coding sequence ATGCAAGTAAGAGACTTATCAGTATTGATGAGTGTAATTCTAATAGTAGCCATGCTTATTATTCCTTTTCCGCCTTGGCTTTTAAGTGTACTAATAATAATTAATATTGCGCTTGCACTAATGGTTTTGCTGACGGCCATGAATATGAAGGAAGCGCTCGAATTTTCCATTTTTCCTTCCTTAATATTGTTAATGACATTATTCAGGCTGGGATTGAATGTTTCTACAACCAGATCCATTTTATCGGAAGGGGAAGCAGGAAAGGTCGTTGAAACATTTGGTTCATTCGTAACCGGAGGTAATGTCATAGTCGGACTCGTTGTATTCTTAATCCTCATTATTATTCAATTTATCGTCATTACCAAAGGTTCTGAGAGAGTTTCCGAAGTGGCGGCGCGTTTTACACTTGACGCAATGCCGGGTAAACAGATGAGCATCGATGCAGACTTGAATGCAGGAATGATCTCTGAGCATGAAGCCCGTGAACGCCGTGAAAAAATCAGCCGTGAATCTGATTTCTACGGTTCAATGGATGGTGCGAGTAAATTTGTAAAAGGTGACGCCATAGCGGGAATCATTATCACTCTTATCAATCTATTATTTGGTATTGTCATTGGGATGATGCAGCTGGGGCTGCCGTTTGGAGAGGCTGCTATGAAATATTCGACGCTGACCGTCGGGGACGGAATTGTCAGTCAGATTCCGGCACTGTTAATCTCCACTGCAACGGGTATTGTAGTAACACGGGCAGCATCAGATGGGAATATTGGAAAAGACATTACTTCCCAGCTGTTTGCTTACCCGAAAATGTTGTATGTTACTGGCGGAACTATCATTCTGCTGGGGTTATTGACACCAATAGGGCTCGTTTTAACACTGCCGATTGGCGGCTTGATGATTTTTGGCGGATATACGATAGCTAAGACTCCACAGCCGGATAAAGAGCAACTGCTTGAGATGGAAGAAGAAATTGAAACAGATGAAATGAAGAGTCCTGAAAGCGTGGTTAACCTATTAAATGTAGATCCGATTGAATTCGAGTTTGGCTATGGGTTAATACCTCTTGCCGATACGAATCAGGGCGGGGACCTTTTGGACAGGATTGTAATGATAAGAAGACAGCTGGCGATTGAATTGGGCCTAGTCATTCCGGTAGTTAGAATTCGTGATAACATTCAGCTGCAGCCGAATGAATACAGGTTGAAGATAAAAGGAAATGAAATGGCCCGCGGAGAGCTTCTGCTTGATCATTATTTGGCAATGAGTCCCGGTATTGATGATGACAGCATCGAAGGAATTGATACGATTGAGCCTTCCTTCGGCCTGCCTGCAAAATGGATAACAGAAGAAATGAAGGAGCAGGCAGAAATTTTCGGCTATACAGTCGTTGACCCGCCATCAGTTGTTTCTACTCATATTACAGAAGTTATAAAAAGCAATGCCCATGAGTTATTAGGACGCCAGGAAACAAAACAGCTGATTGATCATGTAAAGGAAAGCTACCCTATCCTTGTAGAAGAAGTTACACCAAATCCATTGTCAGTTGGTGAAGTTCAAAAGGTGCTTGCAAAATTATTGAGGGAAAATGTTTCGATCCGGAATTTGCCGGTTATTTTTGAAACGCTTGCCGATTATGCCAAATCTACAAGTGATACAGATTTGCTTACAGAATATGCCCGTCAGGCTTTGGCCAGACAAATTACGAACCAGTTTTCACAGCAGGGTGACTCTATAAAAGTCGTTACCCTATCAGGGAGAGTCGAGAAAATGGTTGCAGAAGGTGTTCAGCAGACAGAACATGGCAATTATTTATCCATGGACCCAACAGTATCGCAGAATATTCTTGAATCGATTGCTTCCCAGGTTG
- the flhB gene encoding flagellar biosynthesis protein FlhB, protein MKLLLSLDLQLFSGEKTEKATPKKRQDSRKKGQVAKSQDVNTAIVLLAVFLFLLFAGSYLKNIILYIFTHSFNDYMMMPLTEANVQVIFLDVLRELVLFLGPIMLIAMLAGVAANFMQVGTLFSTEAIQPKLEKLDPIKGFKRIFSMRAIVELLKSMLKIAFVGVAAFSVLWLRIDEILILSQKSVGTAMATIASLTVQMGLIASAALLFLSVLDYLYQKYDFEKNIRMSKQDIKDEHKNIEGDPLIKSKIKQRQREMAMRRMMQEVPKADVVITNPTHFAIALSYDETKSDAPIVVAKGVDFVAQKIKLIAKEHDVIAVENRPLARALYSQAEIGQSIPEEFFKAVAEILAYVYRTKNKI, encoded by the coding sequence ATGAAGTTATTGCTTTCTTTAGATCTCCAGCTGTTTTCCGGAGAAAAAACAGAAAAAGCCACTCCGAAAAAGAGGCAGGATTCCAGAAAAAAAGGACAAGTAGCCAAAAGCCAGGATGTAAATACAGCCATCGTCCTTTTAGCGGTGTTTCTATTTTTGCTTTTTGCCGGATCGTATTTGAAGAATATCATCCTTTATATATTTACTCATTCATTTAATGATTATATGATGATGCCGCTGACAGAGGCGAATGTTCAGGTGATCTTTCTTGATGTCTTAAGGGAGCTGGTGCTTTTTTTAGGTCCGATCATGCTTATTGCTATGCTTGCGGGTGTAGCTGCAAACTTCATGCAGGTAGGTACTCTTTTTTCAACAGAAGCAATACAGCCTAAATTGGAGAAATTGGATCCAATAAAAGGTTTTAAGCGCATTTTTTCCATGAGGGCGATCGTGGAGCTGCTTAAGTCGATGCTCAAGATTGCTTTTGTGGGTGTCGCTGCGTTTTCGGTTTTATGGTTAAGGATAGATGAAATATTAATTCTTTCTCAAAAATCAGTCGGAACGGCGATGGCCACAATTGCCAGCCTGACCGTTCAAATGGGTTTAATTGCTTCAGCGGCACTGCTATTTTTATCCGTCCTGGATTATCTCTATCAAAAATACGATTTTGAAAAGAACATCCGAATGTCAAAACAGGACATTAAGGATGAACACAAAAATATTGAAGGGGATCCGTTAATTAAATCCAAGATTAAGCAAAGACAGAGGGAAATGGCAATGAGAAGGATGATGCAGGAAGTCCCTAAAGCGGATGTGGTTATCACCAACCCAACACATTTTGCCATAGCCCTGAGCTATGATGAAACAAAAAGTGATGCTCCCATTGTAGTGGCGAAAGGTGTGGACTTTGTTGCCCAAAAGATTAAATTAATCGCAAAGGAGCATGATGTAATAGCTGTTGAAAATAGGCCGCTTGCCAGGGCTCTTTATAGTCAGGCAGAAATTGGACAGTCTATCCCTGAAGAATTTTTCAAAGCTGTTGCAGAGATTTTAGCCTATGTGTACAGAACTAAAAACAAAATTTAA
- the fliR gene encoding flagellar biosynthetic protein FliR, with translation MLDFLPSFPAFLLIFVRVTSFFLMMPLFSYRSIPASHKIGLGFFLAWIMFLGMDVPDLEIDGTFFLLIIKEAFVGLMVGFIAYLILSAIQIAGGFIDFQMGFAIANVIDPQTGAQSPLMGQYLYTIALFFLLTVNGHHLMLDGVFYSYNFIPLDQAWISFGDKNMAEYVIKALNTMFVIAFQMSIPVVGSLFLVDVALGIVARTVPQLNVFVVGLPLKIGVSFIVLIIVMSVLIYAFSLAIETMLQTMRGLMELMGGS, from the coding sequence ATGTTAGATTTTCTGCCTTCTTTTCCTGCTTTTTTACTTATTTTTGTAAGGGTGACATCTTTCTTTTTAATGATGCCCCTTTTTTCATACAGATCCATACCGGCATCACACAAAATTGGCCTTGGCTTCTTTTTGGCCTGGATTATGTTCCTGGGCATGGATGTACCTGATCTTGAAATTGACGGCACTTTTTTTCTTTTAATCATAAAAGAAGCATTTGTTGGGCTGATGGTTGGATTTATTGCCTATTTGATCCTTTCAGCTATTCAAATTGCCGGAGGATTTATTGATTTTCAGATGGGTTTTGCCATTGCGAATGTGATTGATCCTCAGACAGGAGCGCAGAGCCCATTAATGGGACAGTATTTGTATACGATCGCTCTCTTTTTTTTATTAACCGTTAATGGCCACCATCTAATGCTTGATGGAGTGTTTTACAGCTATAATTTTATCCCGCTTGATCAGGCCTGGATTTCTTTCGGGGATAAAAATATGGCTGAATATGTCATTAAAGCCTTGAATACAATGTTCGTTATTGCCTTTCAGATGTCCATCCCTGTTGTCGGCAGTCTGTTTCTAGTAGATGTCGCGTTAGGGATTGTCGCCAGGACTGTTCCGCAGCTAAATGTTTTCGTTGTCGGACTTCCTTTAAAAATAGGCGTCAGTTTTATTGTTCTGATCATTGTTATGAGTGTATTAATATACGCTTTTTCCCTGGCAATTGAAACGATGCTTCAGACAATGAGAGGGCTTATGGAGCTTATGGGAGGTTCATAG
- the fliQ gene encoding flagellar biosynthesis protein FliQ gives MTPETVISIAERGIITVLMICGPLLILALVVGLVVSIFQATTQIQEQTLAFIPKIVAVLVGVVFFGPWMLSHMLSYANEIFSNLTRFVG, from the coding sequence ATGACTCCAGAAACAGTTATATCCATTGCAGAAAGAGGGATTATCACCGTATTGATGATTTGCGGTCCCTTGCTAATTCTGGCACTAGTAGTCGGCTTGGTTGTCAGCATTTTTCAGGCTACAACTCAAATTCAGGAACAGACGCTGGCGTTTATTCCTAAAATTGTAGCGGTCCTTGTCGGTGTTGTTTTCTTTGGACCTTGGATGCTTAGCCATATGCTCTCGTACGCAAATGAGATTTTTTCTAATTTGACCAGGTTTGTAGGCTGA